A segment of the Lactobacillus sp. ESL0700 genome:
AATTTTCAAAATTGAGAATAGCAGTGCCGCCAGTAAAATTCCAATTGCAGTGCCACCACCAAGCAAGGCAACTGACAGACCATCCCAGCCAATGTCCAAACTTGTTGTCTGCGTAAAGTAGTTTTGGTAGGTTCCTAAACCTTGGATAACACCGCCAAGTCCGGCAAAGCCGCCTGATAATAGCATCGACAACATAATGTTCTTCTTAGTGGACATCCCAGCATAACGACTGGCATAGGGATTAGCCCCAACCGACCGAATTTCAAAACCCGTGGTTGTTTTCTTCATTAAGTACCAGTAGATGACAACTGCAATTAATGCTAAAAAAATCCCGGCATTAATCCGTGAATCACCAAAGAAGGAACTCAGCCAATCAATCTTTAAACTACCATTAGCCGCAATCGTCTTCGTTGTGTCCGTGTCGATCCGCAAACGACTCGACATAATCTGCTGCATCAAGTATTGACATGAATAAAGCACAATGTAGTTAAGCATAATTGTAGTGATAACTTCATTAGTCCCAAATTGAGCCCGCAACCAACCGGCAATCCCAGCAACAACTGCGCCGGCAATAATTCCGGCAATAATCGCTAACGGCAACAAGACAATTTTGGGTAAATTAGGATTAGCTAAAACCACCCAAATTGAAGCTAACCAGCCAGCCTGTGCTTGACCTGGTAACCCAATATTAAAAAAGCCGGCACTGGAAGCAATCGCAAAGCCAATCGCTGTAAAAATCAGCGGCGTTGCCTCCCGAATTGTTTCACCAATCCCATTCATGTTGCCCAAGGCACTGGCAAACATTGATGAATATGCCTGAATTGGATTGTAATTCCAAATTAACATAATTACTGCACCAATTAAAAACCCAGCAAGGATTGAAATAATTGGTACTAACATTCTTTTGGTTCTGGGCGTTACTTTAAGCAAGAGTAGTGCCTTCTTTCTTAACTCCGGTCATTAACAGGCCTAATTCTTCATCACTAGTTGCTTCTGGCTTAACTTCACCAGAAATATTGCCATCATGGAGCACAATAATTCGGTCAGATAACTGCATGATTTCGTCTAATTCATATGAAATTAGCAAAATTGCCTTACCCTTCGCCCGCTCCTGCAATAGCTGCTTGTGGATATATTCAATCGCACCAACATCTAATCCTCGCGTGGGTTGGAAAGCGATAATTAAATCACTATCACGGTCGAGCTCCCGCGCAATAATTACTTTTTGCTGGTTACCGCCAGACAAATCACTAACTGGTAAATTAATGCCAGTAGTCCGAAT
Coding sequences within it:
- a CDS encoding ABC transporter permease produces the protein MLKVTPRTKRMLVPIISILAGFLIGAVIMLIWNYNPIQAYSSMFASALGNMNGIGETIREATPLIFTAIGFAIASSAGFFNIGLPGQAQAGWLASIWVVLANPNLPKIVLLPLAIIAGIIAGAVVAGIAGWLRAQFGTNEVITTIMLNYIVLYSCQYLMQQIMSSRLRIDTDTTKTIAANGSLKIDWLSSFFGDSRINAGIFLALIAVVIYWYLMKKTTTGFEIRSVGANPYASRYAGMSTKKNIMLSMLLSGGFAGLGGVIQGLGTYQNYFTQTTSLDIGWDGLSVALLGGGTAIGILLAALLFSILKIGGLGMQTIAGIPYEIVSIVIAAIIFFIAIQYVIGRLFKNKQAPEAIAVKKETQVNVADNGGQK